From a region of the Candidatus Hydrogenedentota bacterium genome:
- a CDS encoding TolC family protein, producing the protein MSKFPYYILACLTFWAVPAYVCYAVEAVSQPELTAFNNPTGPLSLADVLALALEQHPDLKVYSWDIRAAEAREIQAGLRPNPELSLDIEDIRIGGSNSTSASSRTLGFSGVDGLSAGISRSEESPQDSVFGETEITLALSQLVELGGKRAKRVIAASRERDVVAWDYEVARVDVLTKAAQAFYAVVAAQEHVDLSKTLADLANQAHATIQTLVQAGKVSAIEESRSQVELGQLSIERDTAIHELNAARIELAGTWGSNEPRFDTAIGSFPESFAPMSAEDLEASIDRSPYMSRWVAELDRRDAVIALERANGKPDLTVTLGLRSSGSGGADSGTRDLSSADGLSITRGSTDSDRDARVVLGFSLPLPLFNRNQGSIAEAEYLARKASDERRATQAAISNALAVASERASAFHAAYLSMKITVVPTAQEAFDAVQEGYLAGKFGLLDVLIAQRALFDAQRQMTQSQASFQQTIVEIERFTGMTSEPAQPVELVEPMEKKQ; encoded by the coding sequence ATGTCAAAGTTTCCATACTATATTTTGGCGTGCCTCACCTTTTGGGCTGTTCCTGCTTATGTATGTTATGCCGTCGAAGCTGTGTCACAACCAGAGTTGACTGCTTTCAATAACCCAACCGGCCCGTTGTCTCTAGCCGATGTCTTGGCCCTTGCGCTCGAACAGCATCCTGACTTGAAGGTGTACTCCTGGGATATCCGAGCCGCCGAAGCAAGGGAGATTCAGGCGGGGCTGCGCCCCAATCCAGAACTCTCGCTTGATATTGAAGATATCCGGATCGGTGGATCCAATAGCACAAGCGCTTCGTCTCGAACGCTGGGCTTTTCGGGCGTTGACGGCCTCTCTGCCGGTATCTCGCGTTCGGAGGAATCTCCGCAAGACTCCGTGTTTGGAGAAACGGAAATTACCCTCGCCCTCTCCCAACTGGTTGAACTGGGAGGCAAGCGCGCCAAGCGCGTAATAGCGGCGAGCCGCGAACGGGACGTTGTCGCCTGGGACTACGAAGTTGCCCGCGTGGATGTATTGACAAAGGCGGCCCAAGCGTTCTACGCCGTAGTTGCCGCCCAGGAACACGTAGACTTGTCGAAAACACTGGCCGATCTGGCAAACCAAGCCCATGCGACCATTCAGACGCTGGTGCAGGCCGGCAAAGTATCGGCAATCGAAGAATCCCGAAGCCAGGTGGAGCTCGGCCAGCTCAGCATCGAGCGTGATACCGCGATCCACGAACTGAATGCGGCGCGTATCGAACTTGCCGGGACGTGGGGGTCGAACGAGCCAAGATTTGACACGGCAATCGGGAGCTTTCCTGAGTCCTTCGCCCCAATGTCCGCTGAAGATCTAGAGGCATCGATTGACAGGTCTCCCTATATGTCCCGTTGGGTCGCCGAACTGGATCGGCGCGACGCGGTGATTGCATTGGAGCGGGCCAACGGTAAGCCGGATCTCACGGTGACTCTTGGTCTACGTAGCTCGGGATCCGGCGGTGCGGATTCAGGTACCAGGGATCTTTCTAGTGCAGACGGTCTATCGATAACTAGGGGAAGCACCGACTCCGATCGAGATGCACGCGTTGTGCTCGGTTTCTCCCTTCCCTTGCCTCTGTTTAACCGCAACCAGGGCTCCATCGCGGAGGCGGAATATCTGGCTCGCAAGGCGTCCGATGAGCGTCGCGCTACCCAAGCGGCCATATCTAACGCCTTGGCGGTGGCCTCGGAGCGCGCATCGGCGTTCCATGCCGCTTACCTTTCAATGAAAATAACCGTCGTGCCAACGGCGCAAGAGGCCTTCGATGCCGTCCAGGAAGGCTACCTGGCGGGTAAATTCGGATTGCTGGATGTACTCATCGCACAGCGCGCGCTATTTGACGCGCAGCGCCAAATGACCCAATCACAAGCTTCCTTTCAACAAACCATCGTGGAGATCGAGCGCTTCACCGGGATGACCTCGGAACCGGCACAGCCTGTTGAGTTAGTAGAGCCCATGGAGAAAAAACAATGA